In Perca flavescens isolate YP-PL-M2 chromosome 7, PFLA_1.0, whole genome shotgun sequence, the following proteins share a genomic window:
- the LOC114558367 gene encoding follitropin subunit beta, which produces MGSLVVKCMLLCALMHGAVCACMLKNHTIWIERQDCGQCVAINTTICSGYCYTHDTNLRGRLGRSFLIQRSCVPLSLVYRAAHVPGCPQDVSPQLFYPAANRCSCRRCDTRTHHCVRDSRIPNDRCTVTLGDVKNQTPPSVGTC; this is translated from the exons ATGGGTTCGTTAGTGGTGAAATGCATGCTGCTGTGTGCATTGATGCATGGAGCGGTGTGTGCCTGCATGCTGAAGAATCACACCATATGGATTGAGAGGCAAGACTGTGGCCAGTGTGTGGCCATCAACACTACCATCTGCAGCGGCTACTGTTACACacat GACACCAATTTGAGGGGACGGCTCGGGAGGAGTTTCCTGATCCAGCGCAGCTGTGTTCCTCTGTCCTTGGTGTACCGAGCCGCCCATGTGCCAGGCTGCCCTCAGGATGTCAGCCCTCAGCTGTTTTATCCTGCGGCCAACCGCTGCAGCTGCAGGCGCTGCGACACGCGCACACATCACTGTGTTCGCGACAGCCGGATCCCTAATGACCGGTGCACCGTGACCCTTGGCGATGTGAAGAACCAGACGCCGCCCTCTGTGGGAACCTGCTAA
- the LOC114558355 gene encoding uncharacterized protein LOC114558355, with translation MGWKRVTWNFLEAGHGKGPADGIGAAVKRRADDLIARGKDIPDARVLLEELKQQKSATELFYIEPDAVEAMDVHVPSELQTIRGTMKIHQITSHSPSQMSWRILSCFCSAPNDCNCFTPETVRFQPWDEATPTTSTLPVTSQDGGLQPILDLHDGLIGQWCAVVYDGDVYPGIIQNVELYSGAQVKTMTGIGINRFYWPLRDDVIWYQPMDIIGLIPEPVPVTKRHKEIKTEVWKEICKIWP, from the exons ATGGGTTGGAAAAGGGTGACCTGGAATTTCTTAGAGGCTGGCCACGGCAAAGGCCCAGCTGATGGGATTGGAGCGGCGGTGAAGAGAAGAGCGGATGATCTTATTGCAAGAGGGAAGGACATTCCAGATGCACGAGTACTGCTTGAGGAGCTTAAGCAGCAAAAGTCTGCCACAGAGCTGTTCTATATTGAGCCAGATGCCGTTGAGGCAATGGATGTTCACGTTCCATCTGAATTACAGACAATTCGTGGCACGATGAAAATTCATCAG ATCACCTCTCATTCTCCAAGCCAGATGTCATGGAGGATTCTTAGTTGTTTTTGCTCTGCACCCAACGATTGCAACTGTTTCACACCAGAAACGGTCAGGTTTCAGCCATGGGATGAAGCTACCCCCACAACCAGTACACTTCCTGTCACATCCCAAGATGGAGGTCTGCAACCAATTTTGGACTTGCATGATGGTCTTATCGGTCAGTGGTGTGCAGTGGTGTATGATGGAGATGTGTACCCAGGTATTATTCAGAATGTTGAGTTATACAGTGGTGCTCAAGTGAAAACAATGACCGGTATTGGGATCAATCGCTTTTATTGGCCACTGAGAGATGATGTCATCTGGTACCAACCGATGGATATAATAGGCCTCATCCCTGAGCCCGTACCAGTGACAAAACGGCACAAGGAGATTAAGACGGAAGTTTGGAAAGAAATCTGCAAGATTTGGCCTTGA
- the slc25a55b gene encoding solute carrier family 25 member 55b isoform X1, which produces MAQQQQISLPAKLINGGIAGMVGVTCVFPIDLAKTRLQNQRSGQQLYKNMMDCLIKTVKSEGYFGMYRGAAVNLTLVTPEKAIKLAANDFFRHQLSKDGGRLTVIKEMLAGCCAGMCQVIITTPMEMLKIQLQDAGRLVAQQRMVPSVVTTLKMGGTSAVLSRSYNTNPAPQVMRVSATQITRELLRTKGVTGLYRGLGATLMRDIPFSVVYFPLFAHLHQLGQRSSEDQSVPFYWSFMSGCLAGSIAAVTVSPCDVVKTRLQSLKKGANEETYNGVVDCVRKILRKEGPAAFLKGASCRALVIAPLFGIAQVVYFVGVGEFLLGYTPHNIYSA; this is translated from the exons ATGGCACAGCAACAGCAGATTAG CCTCCCAGCCAAACTGATTAATGGAGGGATTGCAGGCATGGTCGGGGTTACCTGTGTGTTCCCAATTGACCTGGCAAAGACCCGCTTGCAGAACCAGCGCAGCGGGCAGCAACTCTACAAGAACAT GATGGATTGCTTAATAAAGACAGTTAAATCTGAAGGCTACTTTGGCATGTACAGAG GTGCTGCAGTAAATCTCACCCTAGTAACTCCAGAGAAGGCCATCAAACTAGCTGCTAATGATTTCTTCCGCCACCAGTTGAGCAAAGATGG TGGCAGGTTGACAGTAATCAAGGAGATGTTGGCAGGATGCTGTGCAGGAATGTGCCAGGTCATTATCACCACACCCATGGAGATGCTTAAGATCCAGTTGCAGGATGCTGGCAGGCTAG TGGCCCAGCAGAGGATGGTGCCCAGTGTAGTAACAACTCTGAAGATGGGGGGTACCAGTGCAGTTCTTAGCCGTTCCTACAACACCAACCCTGCACCTCAAGTCATGCGAGTGTCAGCCACACAGATCACCAGAGAGCTGCTGAGGACCAAAGGAGTCACAGGACTGTACAGAGGACTCGGGGCCACATTGATGAG GGACATCCCGTTCTCCGTTGTGTATTTCCCTCTTTTTGCACATCTGCACCAGCTTGGCCAGCGTTCATCTGAAGACCAATCTGTGCCCTTTTATTGGTCCTTCATGTCTGGCTGCCTGGCTGGATCCATTGCTGCTGTGACTGTCAGCCCTTGTGACG TGGTGAAGACGAGGCTACAATCACTGAAAAAAGGAGCTAATGAGGAAACCTACAATGGAGTGGTGGACTGTGTCAG AAAGATCCTGAGAAAGGAGGGTCCCGCAGCGTTCCTGAAGGGGGCCAGTTGCCGGGCCCTTGTTATTGCCCCACTCTTTGGCATTGCACAGGTTGTGTACTTTGTAGGAGTTGGAGAGTTCCTGCTGGGGTACACACCCCACAACATTTACTCTGCATAA
- the slc25a55b gene encoding solute carrier family 25 member 55b isoform X2 produces the protein MVGVTCVFPIDLAKTRLQNQRSGQQLYKNMMDCLIKTVKSEGYFGMYRGAAVNLTLVTPEKAIKLAANDFFRHQLSKDGGRLTVIKEMLAGCCAGMCQVIITTPMEMLKIQLQDAGRLVAQQRMVPSVVTTLKMGGTSAVLSRSYNTNPAPQVMRVSATQITRELLRTKGVTGLYRGLGATLMRDIPFSVVYFPLFAHLHQLGQRSSEDQSVPFYWSFMSGCLAGSIAAVTVSPCDVVKTRLQSLKKGANEETYNGVVDCVRKILRKEGPAAFLKGASCRALVIAPLFGIAQVVYFVGVGEFLLGYTPHNIYSA, from the exons ATGGTCGGGGTTACCTGTGTGTTCCCAATTGACCTGGCAAAGACCCGCTTGCAGAACCAGCGCAGCGGGCAGCAACTCTACAAGAACAT GATGGATTGCTTAATAAAGACAGTTAAATCTGAAGGCTACTTTGGCATGTACAGAG GTGCTGCAGTAAATCTCACCCTAGTAACTCCAGAGAAGGCCATCAAACTAGCTGCTAATGATTTCTTCCGCCACCAGTTGAGCAAAGATGG TGGCAGGTTGACAGTAATCAAGGAGATGTTGGCAGGATGCTGTGCAGGAATGTGCCAGGTCATTATCACCACACCCATGGAGATGCTTAAGATCCAGTTGCAGGATGCTGGCAGGCTAG TGGCCCAGCAGAGGATGGTGCCCAGTGTAGTAACAACTCTGAAGATGGGGGGTACCAGTGCAGTTCTTAGCCGTTCCTACAACACCAACCCTGCACCTCAAGTCATGCGAGTGTCAGCCACACAGATCACCAGAGAGCTGCTGAGGACCAAAGGAGTCACAGGACTGTACAGAGGACTCGGGGCCACATTGATGAG GGACATCCCGTTCTCCGTTGTGTATTTCCCTCTTTTTGCACATCTGCACCAGCTTGGCCAGCGTTCATCTGAAGACCAATCTGTGCCCTTTTATTGGTCCTTCATGTCTGGCTGCCTGGCTGGATCCATTGCTGCTGTGACTGTCAGCCCTTGTGACG TGGTGAAGACGAGGCTACAATCACTGAAAAAAGGAGCTAATGAGGAAACCTACAATGGAGTGGTGGACTGTGTCAG AAAGATCCTGAGAAAGGAGGGTCCCGCAGCGTTCCTGAAGGGGGCCAGTTGCCGGGCCCTTGTTATTGCCCCACTCTTTGGCATTGCACAGGTTGTGTACTTTGTAGGAGTTGGAGAGTTCCTGCTGGGGTACACACCCCACAACATTTACTCTGCATAA